gcacctgtGCCTGTACCTATACCTGTACCGTCCACGAGGGACTGCAAGCCAGGGGCAGATGCGCTGCCGTAATCGCTTTCCGAATCGCTGTCGTCGTTATCGATGTCACTGTCGCCTTTGGTGCTGCCTCCTTCGCGAATCAGGTCTAGCAGAGAAGGCCGCGCCTTGAGCTTTGGCCGCAGTCCCAGCATCTGCGAGCGTGATATAGACAAAGACTCATGTGGAAATCAAGGGCTGGGCGACAAAAGACTGGCAAAACACGGGTGAAAAAGTTGAGATTCGGGAATTAGGTTCTGTTGACTCGGGTGTCAGATACAGAGTACGAGACGTTGTTGCACCTGAAAGACAGCTGGCAGCGACGCCAAGGGGCCATTgaagctactgctgctaatAAAACTGTGTAAACAAACTTAGCCACAGCGGACGCGAATCTGCGTCCATCACTACTGTATCAATACTACTCTTTTACTCTTGCCGTTGCATGATAGAGGAATGAAATTGAGATGGATCCGCAGCGCTTTATCCCGGTACATATCTCTACTTTGTGCAGAGTATAGTTCAAGCCTTCTGCGCTGCTGTTTACTATTCTAATCTGCAATGGCGTTTTCAATTGGTTACTCTACTACGGGCGGCCTCCATTATTAGACTCCGATTTCAGCAATCTCGCTTTGATACAACTACACGCACACAGCCTCAACGATTTTGTCTTTACCAGGTGGACCAATATGCCAAGAGAcagccatctcatcttccacaTGCATTGGATTAATCATACTACAGATATGTACATACGTATACGCCTCTCCAATTAATACGCAGCGCTTCCCTTCAACGCATTATATCTGCTCGCCAACTCCTCAAGCAAATCCTTCCTCATCGCCAATGAATTCAGCGTCTTCATTCCCGCCGACAGGCCGCACTCGTCGCTGTTCACAGCATGTTCCTGCTCATCTACCAGCTCGGATCTCTTGTTGAAATGCAGCCCCGGCGCAATCGTCTGGCAATTGTTCTCGCTTCGAGCAGCCCGCAGCTGGCAAAGCTCCGCCGTCGCGCAGTCGCCGGTGCACGAGGCCACGTTCCAGCCACGGCTCTTGTACGCAATGTACTGGTTGAACGAGGCTGGGTCCGACTGGAACAGGGCCGTCACGTTGTGCCAGAAGGCGGGCGTCAGCTCGGCGGCCGGGTCGGTCACTGGAGGGCTGAGCTTGGAGCCGTATGCCTCCTTGGCGGAGTAGTATTTTGTCCACACGGGGCCTGTCGTCTGGAAGGCGGCGTTGGTCATGTCGGCAATGTAGGTTGTTGTGTCGAGGACGGCAAAGGTCTCGGGGTCGACGTCGTAGACGCGGAATGAGGGCATGCCCGAGGTGGGCGTCAGCGAGGGACAGATGTAGGACGTCATGACCGCGTGTGCAGCGTCCTGGCTGCTGTAGTTGGAGTAGCTGATCTCAAAGTGGTCGACATGAGTGTGGCCGAAGaacatggcggcgatggtcGACGAGTAGCGATTCACAACCTGGTCGACGTAGTTTGACCCTGCGTGGAATGCATCGCCCACGCCCAGGGGCATGTGTCCGATGATGTAGACCCTCTCGCCCGCCTTCTCTGCAGCGTCGAGCTCCGTGACAAGCCACGCAATCTGTCCATCGGGGTCCTGTTCCATCGTCTCCTGGTACAGCCAAAAGTTCATGCGATAGTAAAAGTTGGTGTTTAGAGAGATGATTCTCAGGTTGCCGTTGGGGTATTTGGTGGAATATGCGCCAAAGTTTTCAATATCGGCCTTTTCCGAAACTCCAACCCAGGGAGTCCAATCGTCAGACAGAAGATCGTATACCCATTGAGACGAGTTGCTGATGGACGCAACGGGGAAGGCATTGACGGGGCTGGCCTCATGATTGCCGGCGGTACCATAAACGAGGCCAAGATACTGGCTCATAGAAGTGTAGGCGTTGGTAACTGCGAACGGGGTCATGTTAGTCTATTGAAAGGGGCATGAGCGGACTTGGAGTGAGTAGGAGACCGACTTGACTGTTGGTTGTAAGCCTGTGAAGTGTTCCAGACTGCATGATCAACAATATCGCCAGTGAAGAGCGTAAAAGCCGCGTCTGGCACAAGTTCTTGGATGGCTTGATACAGACTCGTCTCCAAGCTCACGGGAGCATCGCAATTGTGGTCACCATTTGGGCCTGCAGGCGATGTCGATGAGCCAGGCTCGTCGGCGGCTGTATAAGGTCTTATTCATTGTCACCTCGTCAGGATTTTGTAAGTTGTTATTGCGGAAGAGCATCTCACCGGCAGCAAATGGGCTTTGTGCAATTCGTGCTTGAGCCCGACACGTAAAGAGGATCAACATGGATATCCGAGTACTGAACCACTTTGAGAAGCGTCTTGCCGCTCGGCGCAGGACGGCCGGTAGACGGTTttggagagggaaaaggaacGTTCCACTGGGGAACGGTTGGTTCAGCACAGAGTCCAAGGAATGATTCGCAAAAGAGCTGTGCTGTCTCTGAGCCGAGGTCCATGTTCCGAAGAGAGTTTGCGATGATGGGTCCCTCAAGTGCAATGGTCCCAACACAAACGTCGGTGTCTTCGACCTACAGCCTCATGTTAGCCATGAATAAAGAGACCTAAGACAATAAAGTGTGACGGTTATCAACCTTGGCAAGTTCGCAAAGCCCCGTGGCTATATTGACAAATGCGTTGTTGCCAAGCTCAGCAACGCCCATGAGGAGAACAAGAATGCCCTAGAGTCATGTTAGAACTCAGCTACTATATATATGTAGTTGTGAAAAGTATATCCTAACCTGGCAAGCCGTGCAGGTGGCGGCATTCTTAATGTCGTTCCAAATATCGTCTACCAAACTTCTTGCCTCGATGGCCCTCTTGAAGTCCTCGATATCTCGAGGAGAAAGGCTGCTGTCCTCAAGAGAAACTGCGCCCTGGGCAACAGAGCCCAGGGCCAATAGTGTAAGCGTCAAACTGGGACGCATCGTCAATCACGAAATCCAGGCCTGGCCATGAAAAAACATGATCTACAGGGACCAGGAACCAGGCGCTTGGCAGGGCGCTTCATCgtgtatatataaacttacgTAGAGGTGCCTACATCACATTACACCTACCAAACGCCCGCCCACTTACACCACCTACATCAATTCAGCCGGTGCGGCACAACTCTCTCCACTCGACTATACGAGTCTTGAGTCTTCACAAACAACGTTTAGTTCACACGGAACTTCCCCCCAGCTTGATCAGCAATGCTCGTCGAGGCGGATGACCTTCCGAACTTCGTCTGGTCCCATCCGCGATACCACGCTGAACAAACACCAAGGCCGAAGCACCGTCCAGTAACAAGCCCCCAAAACCCTCCCCTGAAGCCGTTCGAAAGCGACGGTCCGGGATCGAGATCCAATCAGAGGCGAGGCCCTACACATGCATCAGGATGGACCAGCTAATTAGAGGAAAAGATGTGCGGCTTCGGGGGGGCTTTCTGGTGCGGTTCGGCAGATCATGGGGCGGGGAAGGACGCCTggcggctgatgctggttGGGGAAAGCTTATGCGATGACAATAAGATCCGATGgccatctctttttgtttctggaACTTATGATGGTGGCTGTATGTAGTTGCGGTGCCAAGACGGTAGCGAGAGGATGCGCAGGTTAAAAACAGCTTGGAGAAGGTATCTAAATTACAATGAAGGCGATTCTAGTTACGTATAGTAGAATGAGAAAAGTCCCCGAATACCTGAGCCATCTTCTAGACTAATAGCGCTGTCGAGATCAACTTACAGCATGCTGTGTTCTAAAATGGGCATGTCAAATGACTTCAAGGTTTCCCGCATAAATCACGAGTCAATAGATCACCAATACCACAGCATAATGCTTTTTCTGGCTAATGCCAAAGCCCATTACAACCACCTGCGCGAAATTATGCAATGTTCTCGGCCTCTCTCCTTTTAAAACcaaacaagagaagaaaaaggcccaAGTTTCCTTATATGCTCTCGGTCACCAACTCAGGAAGTTATCCATGCTGCTAGCCTACTGTGGGTTAAAACGACGGGTGAGGGGCTTGCTGTGATATCGGCCGAGACTTTTCTGCATGTGAAAACAAGAACTGCCAAGGTTCAATTGAATGGCTTGTTCACCCTGCAGCGATCGACCTTTCTCCCGGAGGATTTGGGCATGTTGCATAAGCGCTGCATTTGCTTCGTGTAATGATCTTTTGTTTGGCGTTTTTATTGATTTGGTAGTTATTTTGGTGGCTGTTGTGATTGTTGTCTTGGCTGCCGTTTTCGTTTTGAAATGGTCATGTATTGATTAGCGGCCGGCCGCTTAAAGCCGTCCTCAGCAAATCAAGCAGCTGGATATCCAAGACTTCAATCTCCTTAGCTCTGCTATAGGATCAATACTATGAGCAACtaacatcaccatcaacagcCAAATAAGTATCCAAAAGTGCGTGAGTTTATTGTACACAAATTCGTCGCCAAATCGTACAGATATCCACCCATAGGTACATAATACTTACAACCATTGCCTGCCCCCAGATTTTGATATATTCCGAGTAATAATACAAGTATCCCTTCtgtaattatatttatacagTAGGCTCTTCGCCGATTCACAGCCAACACCATCGTATCATCATTTCTCTGGTGGTTGAAAATTCTCGCGAGACACTGCTCCTCGTTCCCATGCAACATGCATCGGACTCTCCGCTTCTTGCTGGGTACGCATCTCTCTAAAGATTTCGCCCTTCTTAGACAGTGCCGGTAGTTTTCCTTGAAACATCTTGTACCAGTCCCAGTTGTCTGAAGGCGTAGGCGCAAGTACCTTCTTTCTCCGCTGCTTGAGT
This portion of the Trichoderma atroviride chromosome 6, complete sequence genome encodes:
- a CDS encoding uncharacterized protein (SECRETED:SignalP(1-21)), with translation MRPSLTLTLLALGSVAQGAVSLEDSSLSPRDIEDFKRAIEARSLVDDIWNDIKNAATCTACQGILVLLMGVAELGNNAFVNIATGLCELAKVEDTDVCVGTIALEGPIIANSLRNMDLGSETAQLFCESFLGLCAEPTVPQWNVPFPSPKPSTGRPAPSGKTLLKVVQYSDIHVDPLYVSGSSTNCTKPICCRPYTAADEPGSSTSPAGPNGDHNCDAPVSLETSLYQAIQELVPDAAFTLFTGDIVDHAVWNTSQAYNQQSITNAYTSMSQYLGLVYGTAGNHEASPVNAFPVASISNSSQWVYDLLSDDWTPWVGVSEKADIENFGAYSTKYPNGNLRIISLNTNFYYRMNFWLYQETMEQDPDGQIAWLVTELDAAEKAGERVYIIGHMPLGVGDAFHAGSNYVDQVVNRYSSTIAAMFFGHTHVDHFEISYSNYSSQDAAHAVMTSYICPSLTPTSGMPSFRVYDVDPETFAVLDTTTYIADMTNAAFQTTGPVWTKYYSAKEAYGSKLSPPVTDPAAELTPAFWHNVTALFQSDPASFNQYIAYKSRGWNVASCTGDCATAELCQLRAARSENNCQTIAPGLHFNKRSELVDEQEHAVNSDECGLSAGMKTLNSLAMRKDLLEELASRYNALKGSAAY